In the genome of Massilia sp. PAMC28688, one region contains:
- the pgsA gene encoding CDP-diacylglycerol--glycerol-3-phosphate 3-phosphatidyltransferase yields MPFNIPILLTWLRVALIPLVVGVYYLPVHWLPRSDQDLAATLVFIIAAVTDWFDGFLARRWNQTSAFGAFLDPVADKLMVAGALLVLVHLQRVDYFIAFIIIGREIAISALREWMAQIGASRSVAVSSIGKIKTAAQMIAIPLLLFHDTVFKVVHTRLLGDYLIILAAVLTVWSMFYYMRLAWPLIKEKAGDTL; encoded by the coding sequence ATGCCTTTCAATATTCCGATCCTCCTGACCTGGCTGCGCGTTGCGCTCATTCCGCTGGTGGTCGGTGTGTATTATTTGCCTGTTCACTGGCTGCCGCGTTCCGACCAGGACCTGGCGGCCACGCTGGTCTTCATCATTGCTGCCGTCACCGACTGGTTTGACGGCTTCCTGGCACGGCGCTGGAACCAGACCTCGGCCTTTGGCGCCTTTCTCGACCCGGTGGCGGACAAGCTGATGGTGGCCGGCGCGCTGCTGGTGCTGGTGCACTTGCAGCGGGTGGACTACTTTATCGCCTTTATCATCATCGGGCGCGAGATCGCCATTTCGGCCCTGCGCGAGTGGATGGCGCAGATCGGCGCATCGCGCTCGGTGGCGGTCAGCTCGATCGGCAAGATCAAGACGGCCGCGCAAATGATTGCGATCCCGCTGCTGCTGTTCCATGACACCGTCTTCAAGGTGGTCCACACGCGCCTTCTGGGAGACTACCTGATCATCCTGGCTGCCGTGCTGACCGTGTGGTCCATGTTTTATTACATGCGCCTGGCCTGGCCCCTGATCAAGGAAAAGGCGGGCGACACGCTGTGA